Proteins co-encoded in one bacterium genomic window:
- a CDS encoding formylglycine-generating enzyme family protein, which produces MMGSDSSLRLLTFSGAIRATALVVVLLLALPLAAQDLYSAEDLVVRLPGDIELQLSAIPPNPWEQESESIRNGFYMGKFEVTRAQWDSLFGDWENPSIDYADPDIHLPQTDISQPRAGIVTNKLTEYIRLFYPELRGEFRLPSIDEWQYAYSAGGTDRFYWGEDESLASDCAWYWSSSHLRLHPVGQKEPNLWGLYDMSGNASEWTSAKYLWCRPANPGYDNDNLFSYAGYSIGGNYYDYLAQCSVDSLELHHAAASASYPCRTRIPTGEYVIVFPKPYPQEEWVGCRVAFFPEEGVVNDCQPVWDFEDGDEGWEPYEWPPYSAPEFAWEDEGSGSLSMTSTGNEDLVGIWHSPPVKYALEGSARGEENADRAASSPTGVLALTGRISTDETDPRRVPQVRLRTTAIDAQQSDLLSLFSFYDGAYSPTPEGREYRLYFKPPPSNSPFNCEFDLLNFDVDDSPSATVMLDRAAVTWVPDVLFSSPRLERSYDFDTDAEGWTFETLADQYAEPIGEYSENVNALRIQIADTPDFQVGYWTSTTDPANNVLIEPGRIYYAVFRVASDIREADQVPTFRLRLNTSLFRACHITTVNSTGSAENSPTRADARSYTVFLSTGIGTGQYLISSFDLLAEPGRENLQAGGSIYLQQLQIYSVND; this is translated from the coding sequence ATGATGGGATCTGATTCTTCTTTGCGCCTCTTGACTTTCTCGGGGGCAATACGGGCCACGGCGCTGGTTGTCGTGCTACTATTGGCTCTTCCCCTGGCTGCGCAGGACCTTTACTCTGCTGAGGATCTCGTGGTGCGCCTGCCCGGCGACATAGAACTTCAACTCAGCGCAATCCCCCCGAATCCGTGGGAACAGGAATCGGAGAGCATCAGAAACGGATTCTACATGGGGAAATTTGAAGTCACGCGCGCCCAGTGGGATTCGCTGTTCGGGGATTGGGAAAATCCATCCATCGATTACGCGGATCCTGACATTCATCTTCCCCAGACTGACATTTCTCAGCCTCGGGCCGGTATTGTCACGAACAAGCTTACAGAATATATTCGGCTCTTCTATCCCGAACTCAGGGGCGAGTTCCGACTGCCCTCGATCGATGAGTGGCAGTATGCTTATTCGGCGGGAGGAACCGACCGTTTCTATTGGGGGGAAGATGAGTCGCTCGCTTCTGACTGCGCCTGGTACTGGAGCAGTTCTCACCTTCGTCTGCATCCCGTTGGTCAGAAGGAGCCGAACCTCTGGGGACTCTACGATATGAGTGGGAATGCTTCAGAATGGACCTCGGCTAAATACCTCTGGTGCCGACCGGCCAACCCGGGTTATGACAACGACAATCTCTTCTCGTATGCGGGATACTCAATCGGGGGGAATTACTACGATTATCTCGCGCAGTGTTCCGTTGATAGCTTGGAGTTGCACCACGCCGCCGCCTCCGCTAGCTACCCCTGCCGCACCCGTATCCCGACGGGAGAGTATGTAATCGTTTTCCCAAAACCGTACCCACAGGAAGAATGGGTCGGATGCCGAGTGGCGTTCTTCCCTGAAGAGGGGGTCGTCAATGACTGTCAGCCCGTGTGGGACTTTGAAGATGGAGACGAGGGATGGGAACCATACGAGTGGCCTCCTTACAGTGCGCCGGAATTCGCATGGGAGGACGAAGGCTCCGGAAGCCTCAGCATGACAAGTACTGGGAATGAGGATCTCGTCGGGATCTGGCATTCACCGCCCGTGAAGTACGCGTTAGAAGGCTCAGCACGGGGAGAAGAGAACGCTGATCGCGCTGCCTCTTCTCCCACAGGCGTTCTCGCACTGACGGGCAGAATATCAACCGATGAAACCGATCCGAGGCGCGTGCCTCAAGTTCGTTTGCGCACCACCGCCATCGATGCTCAGCAAAGCGATTTGTTATCCCTCTTCTCATTCTATGATGGGGCATACTCACCCACGCCGGAAGGCAGAGAGTACCGCCTGTACTTCAAACCGCCCCCTTCGAATTCTCCGTTCAACTGTGAATTCGATCTCCTGAACTTCGATGTCGATGATTCTCCAAGCGCGACCGTCATGCTTGATCGGGCAGCCGTAACCTGGGTTCCCGACGTTTTGTTCTCAAGCCCGAGGCTGGAGCGATCCTACGACTTCGACACGGACGCTGAGGGCTGGACCTTCGAGACATTGGCAGACCAGTACGCAGAGCCAATTGGCGAGTACAGCGAGAATGTGAATGCTCTTCGCATTCAAATCGCTGACACGCCGGACTTCCAGGTTGGATACTGGACCTCAACAACCGATCCAGCAAACAACGTTCTGATCGAGCCCGGACGAATCTACTACGCCGTATTCAGGGTCGCATCGGACATCCGTGAGGCGGATCAGGTACCGACTTTTCGACTGCGCCTCAATACCTCGCTGTTCCGAGCTTGCCACATCACCACCGTGAACTCTACCGGGAGCGCCGAAAACAGCCCCACACGTGCAGATGCCCGTTCGTATACGGTTTTTCTCAGCACTGGGATCGGCACCGGACAATACCTGATCAGTTCATTCGATCTGCTGGCCGAACCGGGCAGAGAGAATCTGCAGGCCGGCGGTTCGATTTACCTGCAACAGCTTCAGATCTACTCAGTAAACGACTGA
- a CDS encoding formylglycine-generating enzyme family protein, whose translation MIQGRMQPGLLLLVLAIAVCAAGAGAAEDSFALQLPGDESMQMVRIPAGTYIMGSAEEELGRMPSELPPETVTIPEDFFLGQSEVTKAQWRAVMRSSPWAGREFVSDDPQSPAVYVSWDDAQRFVETVNRHLQESGRSFLAARLPVESEWEYACRAGTSSPFFWGREAAAIDDCAWYQGNAWDAGERYAHPVGLKKANAWGLVDMAGNAGEWCANSFWEIDSNSPANESSRVLRGGSWNSPARLCRSASRWREDPDTRSASTGFRVLLDFTVPPDREGFSFADQDAEWLSSKQEPIDGGTRIPERRGLPLPIDSTDGSIVFAATYRANLVELDRLMVGQVRLRVSSQDNSQMDVLTVELPASGGTSDVPLPEDLTMYFQPPAGSTDFHTQVEAKNLLPLELAATRDVLGSVDIRPVPAAAFANAHKEKSFSFDTGTDGWQPYTLPGLYAESHPLYDEEHGRLGIQTAETESLQFGFWGSTLDRRNNVELESNRIYFAAFTVGTDIANPDHVPTFRLRLNESSFRTSRHMSIVSTGANALTATSPAHYRVYFPPNIGIGGNLLVSFDLLADASWEPMEPGGSIFLDHLDIYSVPKPDSNLRIRLPDDVEMAFVQIPSGSFRMGSPMHERGRWPSEGPQHWVSLSDDFLLGEFEVTVAQWEALMGERFDAPGDHPAQSISWNEAHDFVTALNAHLRETGQDGIHVRLPSEAEWEYACRAGTSTRFAFGDSLGANDTCGMDGTRKKFMWFCGDNTPAGPKPVGEKLPNGFGLFDMHGNVYEWCQDWWHGSYEDAPDDGSAWTEPAARDRIVRGGYWGFYAAGCRSAARNGYPPDTQLDFLGFRVAADLRKAH comes from the coding sequence ATGATTCAGGGACGGATGCAACCCGGGCTCCTATTGCTCGTTCTGGCAATTGCCGTCTGCGCGGCGGGAGCGGGCGCCGCAGAAGACTCTTTTGCCCTCCAACTTCCTGGCGATGAATCGATGCAGATGGTCCGGATCCCGGCCGGTACCTACATAATGGGATCCGCTGAAGAGGAACTCGGACGAATGCCTTCTGAACTTCCTCCCGAGACGGTGACGATCCCGGAGGACTTCTTCCTCGGCCAATCCGAAGTGACGAAGGCCCAATGGCGCGCAGTCATGCGCTCGTCGCCTTGGGCAGGACGGGAATTCGTCAGCGATGACCCGCAAAGCCCGGCGGTGTACGTCTCGTGGGATGACGCGCAGCGCTTTGTGGAAACCGTGAATCGGCATCTCCAGGAATCCGGTCGCTCGTTTCTCGCTGCACGTCTCCCCGTGGAATCGGAATGGGAGTATGCCTGTCGTGCGGGAACATCTTCGCCCTTCTTCTGGGGAAGAGAAGCGGCTGCGATCGATGACTGCGCCTGGTATCAAGGAAACGCGTGGGACGCCGGCGAACGCTACGCGCATCCGGTTGGCCTGAAGAAGGCAAATGCCTGGGGCCTTGTCGATATGGCAGGGAACGCCGGCGAATGGTGCGCGAATTCGTTCTGGGAAATTGATTCTAACTCTCCTGCCAACGAGTCCTCGCGGGTTCTGCGGGGTGGCAGTTGGAACTCGCCTGCGCGCCTGTGCCGGTCCGCATCCCGATGGAGAGAAGATCCCGACACGCGTTCCGCCTCGACCGGATTTCGGGTTCTGCTGGATTTCACTGTTCCTCCAGATCGCGAAGGGTTCTCATTCGCAGATCAGGATGCGGAATGGTTGTCATCCAAACAAGAACCCATCGACGGAGGCACCCGCATACCGGAGAGAAGAGGCCTTCCGCTCCCGATCGACAGCACCGATGGCTCGATCGTCTTTGCGGCGACCTATCGGGCCAATCTTGTCGAACTCGACCGCCTGATGGTTGGGCAGGTGCGACTGCGAGTTTCGTCTCAGGACAATTCGCAGATGGACGTTCTCACGGTCGAACTGCCGGCCTCAGGTGGAACCTCCGACGTGCCGCTTCCCGAAGATCTCACGATGTACTTCCAGCCGCCCGCAGGGAGCACAGACTTCCACACGCAGGTCGAGGCGAAGAATCTCCTTCCACTCGAACTGGCGGCGACGCGCGACGTGCTTGGCTCCGTCGACATCCGCCCGGTTCCTGCCGCAGCTTTCGCGAACGCGCACAAGGAGAAATCATTCAGTTTCGATACGGGCACAGACGGGTGGCAGCCATACACGCTGCCGGGATTGTATGCAGAGTCTCACCCCCTCTATGACGAAGAACACGGGCGCCTGGGCATCCAGACAGCCGAAACAGAATCCCTTCAGTTTGGGTTTTGGGGTTCGACGCTCGATCGAAGAAACAACGTGGAATTGGAATCGAATCGGATCTACTTCGCGGCATTTACCGTTGGAACCGACATCGCAAACCCCGACCATGTTCCAACCTTTCGTCTTCGCCTGAATGAATCGTCCTTCCGAACCAGTCGCCACATGAGCATCGTCTCAACCGGCGCAAACGCACTAACCGCGACGTCGCCGGCGCACTATCGCGTGTATTTCCCGCCAAACATCGGCATCGGAGGAAACCTGCTCGTCTCCTTCGATTTGCTTGCCGATGCCTCGTGGGAACCGATGGAGCCGGGCGGTTCGATTTTTCTGGATCATCTGGACATTTACTCCGTGCCGAAGCCGGACAGCAATTTGCGGATCAGGTTGCCCGACGATGTCGAGATGGCCTTCGTGCAAATCCCATCCGGGTCGTTTCGCATGGGCTCGCCGATGCATGAGCGTGGTCGCTGGCCTTCCGAAGGTCCGCAGCACTGGGTCTCCCTGTCGGATGACTTCCTGCTGGGCGAATTCGAGGTCACCGTCGCCCAGTGGGAAGCCCTGATGGGCGAGCGATTCGATGCCCCCGGCGATCATCCCGCGCAATCCATCAGTTGGAACGAGGCCCACGACTTCGTGACCGCTCTGAATGCCCACCTGCGGGAAACCGGACAGGACGGGATTCACGTTCGACTGCCAAGCGAAGCGGAATGGGAATACGCCTGCCGCGCCGGCACATCGACTCGTTTTGCGTTCGGCGATTCCCTTGGAGCCAACGACACATGCGGGATGGATGGCACGCGCAAGAAATTCATGTGGTTCTGTGGCGATAACACGCCCGCCGGACCAAAGCCGGTGGGGGAGAAGTTGCCGAACGGCTTCGGGTTGTTCGACATGCACGGCAATGTCTACGAGTGGTGCCAGGACTGGTGGCATGGATCGTATGAAGACGCACCTGACGACGGCTCTGCGTGGACGGAGCCTGCGGCCAGAGATCGGATCGTCCGCGGGGGTTACTGGGGCTTCTACGCCGCCGGGTGTCGTTCCGCGGCACGCAACGGATACCCGCCGGACACGCAACTTGACTTCCTCGGTTTCCGAGTAGCTGCCGACCTTCGCAAGGCGCACTGA